The following proteins come from a genomic window of Cydia pomonella isolate Wapato2018A chromosome 28, ilCydPomo1, whole genome shotgun sequence:
- the LOC133533066 gene encoding gamma-glutamyl hydrolase A-like, with the protein MKRLLLLSLLYFFQEVKTDSVNNRPIIGVLAQEQSAYLHTKYPEENYTSYIAASYVKDVEAAGARVVPIMIGKDRAYYADLMSKINGVLIPGGATYFNQSNGYADAGQHIYELAMELNNAGDYFPVFGTCLGFELLLILASGRGDPENRITCYSYDNLPLDFTPDFRDSKMFKEAGEDVIEILATQDVTVNAHQFCIVDENLISHNLTEDWRVTSYGDDYYGVQFIATVEHNRYPFYGVQFHPEKNAYEWKLNKNHPSDKAAIKANRYFMDFFVDECRKSSHSFANAAEENQYLIYNYQAHFTGVLGSAFHECYLFEPRGTVA; encoded by the exons ATGAAGCGCCTTCTGCTTTTGTCTCTTCTATACTTCTTCCAAGAAGTAAAAACGGACAGCGTGAATAACAGACCGATCATAGGAGTACTAGCTCAGGAGCAGTCGGCGTATCTACATACGAAGTATCCCGAGGAAAACTATACTAGTTACATCGCAGCTTCTTATGTCAAGGATGTGGAGGCAGCTGGAGCTAGAGTCGTGCCTATTAT gaTTGGTAAAGATCGTGCTTACTATGCAGATCTCATGTCCAAGATAAACGG GGTCCTCATCCCCGGCGGAGCCACCTACTTCAACCAATCCAACGGCTACGCTGATGCTGGCCAGCACATCTACGAACTAGCCATGGAACTGAATAATGCTGGAGACTACTTCCCCGTCTTCGGCACGTGCCTTGGCTTTGAGTTACTCCTTATTTTGGCTTCCGGACGGGGGGACCCGGAGAACCGGATCACCTGTTATTCTTATGACAATTTGCCTTTGGACTTCACACCTG ATTTCCGTGACAGCAAGATGTTCAAAGAAGCCGGCGAGGACGTCATCGAGATACTTGCAACACAAGATGTGACTGTCAACGCGCACCAGTTCTGCATCGTCGATGAG aACCTGATATCCCATAACTTGACTGAGGATTGGCGAGTAACCTCATACGGTGATGACTACTATGGCGTTCAGTTCATCGCCACTGTTGAACATAATAG ATACCCCTTCTACGGCGTCCAATTCCACCCCGAAAAGAACGCATATGAATGGAAACTCAACAAGAACCATCCCTCCGATAAAGCCGCCATTAAAGCAAACCGTTACTTCATGGATTTCTTCGTCGACGAATGTAGAAAGAGTTCCCACAGTTTTGCCAACGCGGCTGAAGAAAATCAGTATCTTATCTATAATTATCAGGCACATTTCACGGGGGTACTGGGCAGCGCGTTCCATGAGTGCTACCTGTTTGAGCCGAGAGGAACTGTTGCGTAA